One genomic region from Rosa rugosa chromosome 1, drRosRugo1.1, whole genome shotgun sequence encodes:
- the LOC133725048 gene encoding protein TOPLESS isoform X1, protein MSSLSRELVFLILQFLDEEKFKETVHKLEQESGFFFNMKYFEDEVHNGNWDEVEKYLSGFTKVDDNRYSMKIFFEIRKQKYLEALDKHDRSKAVDILVKDLKVFATFNEELFKEITQLLTLDNFRENEQLSKYGDTKSARAIMLVELKKLIEANPLFRDKLQFPNLKNSRLRTLINQSLNWQHQLCKNPRPNPDIKTLFVDHSCGQPNGARAPSPANNPLLGSLPKAGGFPPLGAHGPFQPTPAPVPIPLAGWMSNASTVTHPAVSEGGGIGLGGPSITAALKHPRTPPTNPSVDYPSGDSDHVSKRTRPMGLSTEVNLPVNILPVTFPGHSHSQALNAPDDLPRNVARTLNQGSSPMSMDFHPVQQTLLLVGTNVGDIGLWEVGSRERLVLRNFKVWDLGSCSMPLQAALVKDPGVSVNRVIWSPDGSLFGVAYSRHIVQIYSYHGGDDIRQHLEIDAHVGGVNDLAFSHPNKQLCVITCGDDKTIKVWDAATGSKQYTFEGHEAPVYSVCPHYKENIQFIFSTALDGKIKAWLYDNLGSRVDYDAPGRWCTTMAYSADGTRLFSCGTSKDGESYIVEWNESEGAVKRTYQGFRKRSFGVVQFDTTKNRFLAAGDDFSIKFWDMDNVQLLTTVDADGGLPASPRIRFNKDGTLLAVSANENGIKILGNADGVRLLRTFENLSYDASRTSEVVTKPAMNPISVAAAAAAAAATSAGLAERNASAVAVSGMNGDARNLGDVKPRITEESNDKSKIWKLTEINEPSQCRSLRLPENMRVTKISRLIYTNSGNAILALASNAIHLLWKWQRNDRNSVSKATASVSPQLWQPTSGILMTNDVTDTSPEEAVPCFALSKNDSYVMSASGGKISLFNMMTFKTMTTFMPPPPAATFLAFHPQDNNIIAIGMDDSTIQIYNVRVDEVKSKLKGHSKRITGLAFSHVLNVLVSSGADAQVCVWNSDGWEKQKSRFLQLPAGRTPSSVSDTRVQFHQDQAHFLVVHETQLAIFETTKLECVKQWLPRESAAPISHATFSCDSQLIYASFLDATVCVFSAANLRLRCRINPPVYLPANVSSSNVQPLVIAAHPQEPNQFALGLSDGAVHVFEPLESEGKWGVPPPVENGSASSLPATQVGNSSSDQAQR, encoded by the exons ATGTCTTCCCTCAGTAGGGAGCTTGTGTTCCTGATCTTGCAGTTTCTAGATGAGGAAAAATTCAAAGAGACTGTTCACAA GCTAGAACAGGAATCTGGGTTTTTCTTCAATATGAAATATTTTGAGGATGAGGTGCATAATGGCAATTGGGATGAAGTCGAGAAGTACCTCTCTGGGTTCACTAAAGTGGACGATAACCGCTACTCCATGAAAATATTTTTCGAGATAAGGAAGCAGAAGTATCTCGAGGCATTGGACAA GCATGATCGGTCCAAAGCGGTGGACATATTGGTGAAGGATTTAAAGGTTTTTGCCACATTTAATGAAGAACTTTTCAAGGAAATCACTCAGCTTTTGACACTGGATAATTTTAG GGAGAATGAACAGCTATCCAAATATGGAGATACAAAGTCTGCCAGGGCAATTATGCTGGTTGAACTTAAGAAACTGATCGAGGCGAACCCCTTATTCCGTGATAAATTGCAATTCCCAAACCTCAAAAATTCGAGGCTGCGAACTCTGATTAACCAAAG CTTAAATTGGCAGCATCAGCTTTGTAAGAATCCAAGGCCGAATCCAGATATAAAAACTCTTTTTGTGGATCACTCATGCGGACAACCCAATGGTGCTCGGGCCCCGTCACCTGCAAACAATCCATTGCTTGGATCCTTACCAAAAGCTGGAGGATTTCCTCCTCTAGGTGCACATGGG CCCTTTCAACCTACACCAGCCCCGGTTCCAATACCTCTTGCAGGTTGGATGTCTAATGCTTCTACTGTTACTCATCCAGCAGTTTCTGAAGGAGGAGGTATTGGTCTTGGTGGTCCCTCGATAACAG CTGCCTTGAAACATCCAAGGACTCCTCCAACTAACCCTTCTGTAGATTACCCGTCTGGGGATTCTGATCATGTTTCTAAGCGAACAAGACCCATGGGACTTTCCACTGAG GTAAATCTCCCTGTTAACATATTGCCAGTGACATTTCCGGGTCACAGTCACAGTCAGGCTTTGAATGCACCTGATGACTTGCCAAGGAACGTCGCACGAACTTTAAATCAGGGTTCATCGCCCATGAGCATGGATTTTCATCCTGTTCAGCAGACTCTGCTTCTTG TTGGTACCAATGTGGGGGACATAGGGCTGTGGGAAGTTGGATCCAGGGAGCGACTGGTTTTAAGGAACTTCAAAGTTTGGGATCTTGGTTCTTGTTCAATGCCTCTACAG GCTGCTCTGGTCAAGGATCCTGGTGTATCTGTTAACCGTGTGATTTGGAGCCCTGATGGTTCTTTATTTG GTGTTGCTTACTCGAGGCACATTGTTCAAATATATTCTTATCACGGAGGTGATGATATACGACAACACTTAGAG ATTGATGCTCATGTTGGTGGAGTAAATGATCTAGCATTCTCCCACCCCAATAAGCAGCTTTGTGTAATAACCTGTGGGGATGACAAGACAATCAAG GTGTGGGATGCTGCAACTGGTTCAAAACAGTATACTTTTGAAGGTCATGAGGCTCCGGTTTATTCTGTCTGCCCACATTATAAGGAAAATATTCAG TTTATCTTTTCAACGGCACTGGATGGAAAAATAAAGGCCTGGCTCTATGACAATTTGGGATCTCGAGTTGATTATGATGCTCCTGGTCGCTGGTGCACAACCATGGCATACAGTGCTGATGGCACAAG GCTCTTTTCATGTGGGACAAGTAAAGATGGTGAGTCATATATTGTTGAATGGAATGAAAGTGAAGGGGCAGTGAAAAGGACCTATCAAGGCTTCCGCAAGCGTTCTTTTGGTGTTGTGCAATTTGATACTACGAAAAACCGGTTTTTGGCTGCTGGTGATGATTTCTCTATTAAATTCTGGGACATGGACAATGTTCAGCTTCTAACGACAGTTGATGCTGATGGAGGCCTCCCG GCAAGCCCCCGTATCCGCTTTAACAAGGATGGCACTCTCTTGGCTGTATCTGCCAATGAGAATGGGATTAAAATTTTGGGCAATGCAGATGGTGTTCGGCTGTTGCGCACATTTGAGAATCTTTCTTATGATGCATCAAGGACCTCTGAAGTTGTGACAAAG CCTGCAATGAACCCAATTTCTGTTgctgccgccgccgccgctgcaGCTGCTACAAGTGCTGGACTGGCTGAGAGAAATGCATCTGCGGTTGCTGTTTCTGGAATG AATGGAGATGCTAGGAACTTGGGGGATGTGAAACCTAGAATAACTGAAGAATCCAATGACAAATCAAAGATTTGGAAACTCACTGAAATCAACGAACCGTCTCAATGTCGTTCCTTGAGGCTACCTGAAAATATGAGAGTAACCAAG ATATCAAGATTAATCTATACAAATTCTGGTAATGCAATTCTGGCATTAGCATCGAATGCCATCCATTTGCTCTGGAAATGGCAAAGGAATGATCGCAATTCTGTTAGCAAG GCAACTGCCAGTGTTTCACCTCAACTCTGGCAGCCAACAAGTGGCATTCTAATGACAAATGATGTTACTGACACAAGTCCTGAAGAAGCTGTTCCTTGCTTTGCTTTATCTAAGAATGATTCTTATGTAATGTCGGCTTCTGGTGGAAAGATTTCCCTCTTCAATATGATGACATTTAAG ACGATGACAACTTTCATGCCACCACCACCTGCAGCAACATTTCTTGCTTTCCATCCTCAAGATAACAATATTATAGCTATTGGCATGGATGATTCTACAATTCAGATATATAATGTCCGTGTGGATGAG GTTAAGAGCAAGCTTAAAGGTCACTCTAAAAGGATAACTGGCCTAGCATTCTCTCATGTATTAAATGTGCTAGTTTCATCAGGAGCAGATGCTCAG gTTTGTGTGTGGAATTCTGATGGATGGGAAAAACAGAAGAGCAGATTCTTGCAGCTTCCAGCTGGGAGAACACCATCTTCAGTGTCAGATACTCGCGTTCAGTTTCATCAGGATCAGGCACATTTCTTGGTTGTGCATGAGACTCAGCTGGCCATATTTGAAACAACAAAACTAGAATGTGTAAAGCAG TGGCTCCCACGTGAGTCTGCTGCCCCCATCTCCCATGCAACATTCTCATGCGATAGCCAGCTTATTTATGCCAGCTTTTTAGACGCAACCGTGTGTGTCTTCAGTGCTGCAAATCTCAGACTACGATGTCGTATTAATCCTCCTGTTTATCTTCCTGCTAATGTCAG CAGTTCTAATGTACAGCCCCTCGTGATTGCGGCACATCCACAAGAACCAAACCAGTTTGCTTTAGGACTATCAGATGGTGCGGTTCATGTGTTTGAGCCCCTTGAATCAGAAGGCAAATGGGGTGTGCCTCCACCTGTTGAAAATGGGTCTGCAAGCAGTTTGCCAGCTACTCAAGTTGGAAATTCAAGTTCTGATCAAGCTCAGAGATGA
- the LOC133725048 gene encoding protein TOPLESS isoform X2, with the protein MSSLSRELVFLILQFLDEEKFKETVHKLEQESGFFFNMKYFEDEVHNGNWDEVEKYLSGFTKVDDNRYSMKIFFEIRKQKYLEALDKHDRSKAVDILVKDLKVFATFNEELFKEITQLLTLDNFRENEQLSKYGDTKSARAIMLVELKKLIEANPLFRDKLQFPNLKNSRLRTLINQSLNWQHQLCKNPRPNPDIKTLFVDHSCGQPNGARAPSPANNPLLGSLPKAGGFPPLGAHGPFQPTPAPVPIPLAGWMSNASTVTHPAVSEGGGIGLGGPSITAALKHPRTPPTNPSVDYPSGDSDHVSKRTRPMGLSTEVNLPVNILPVTFPGHSHSQALNAPDDLPRNVARTLNQGSSPMSMDFHPVQQTLLLVGTNVGDIGLWEVGSRERLVLRNFKVWDLGSCSMPLQAALVKDPGVSVNRVIWSPDGSLFGVAYSRHIVQIYSYHGGDDIRQHLEIDAHVGGVNDLAFSHPNKQLCVITCGDDKTIKVWDAATGSKQYTFEGHEAPVYSVCPHYKENIQFIFSTALDGKIKAWLYDNLGSRVDYDAPGRWCTTMAYSADGTRLFSCGTSKDGESYIVEWNESEGAVKRTYQGFRKRSFGVVQFDTTKNRFLAAGDDFSIKFWDMDNVQLLTTVDADGGLPASPRIRFNKDGTLLAVSANENGIKILGNADGVRLLRTFENLSYDASRTSEVVTKPAMNPISVAAAAAAAAATSAGLAERNASAVAVSGMNGDARNLGDVKPRITEESNDKSKIWKLTEINEPSQCRSLRLPENMRVTKISRLIYTNSGNAILALASNAIHLLWKWQRNDRNSVSKATASVSPQLWQPTSGILMTNDVTDTSPEEAVPCFALSKNDSYVMSASGGKISLFNMMTFKTMTTFMPPPPAATFLAFHPQDNNIIAIGMDDSTIQIYNVRVDEVKSKLKGHSKRITGLAFSHVLNVLVSSGADAQVCVWNSDGWEKQKSRFLQLPAGRTPSSVSDTRVQFHQDQAHFLVVHETQLAIFETTKLECVKQWLPRESAAPISHATFSCDSQLIYASFLDATVCVFSAANLRLRCRINPPVYLPANVSSNVQPLVIAAHPQEPNQFALGLSDGAVHVFEPLESEGKWGVPPPVENGSASSLPATQVGNSSSDQAQR; encoded by the exons ATGTCTTCCCTCAGTAGGGAGCTTGTGTTCCTGATCTTGCAGTTTCTAGATGAGGAAAAATTCAAAGAGACTGTTCACAA GCTAGAACAGGAATCTGGGTTTTTCTTCAATATGAAATATTTTGAGGATGAGGTGCATAATGGCAATTGGGATGAAGTCGAGAAGTACCTCTCTGGGTTCACTAAAGTGGACGATAACCGCTACTCCATGAAAATATTTTTCGAGATAAGGAAGCAGAAGTATCTCGAGGCATTGGACAA GCATGATCGGTCCAAAGCGGTGGACATATTGGTGAAGGATTTAAAGGTTTTTGCCACATTTAATGAAGAACTTTTCAAGGAAATCACTCAGCTTTTGACACTGGATAATTTTAG GGAGAATGAACAGCTATCCAAATATGGAGATACAAAGTCTGCCAGGGCAATTATGCTGGTTGAACTTAAGAAACTGATCGAGGCGAACCCCTTATTCCGTGATAAATTGCAATTCCCAAACCTCAAAAATTCGAGGCTGCGAACTCTGATTAACCAAAG CTTAAATTGGCAGCATCAGCTTTGTAAGAATCCAAGGCCGAATCCAGATATAAAAACTCTTTTTGTGGATCACTCATGCGGACAACCCAATGGTGCTCGGGCCCCGTCACCTGCAAACAATCCATTGCTTGGATCCTTACCAAAAGCTGGAGGATTTCCTCCTCTAGGTGCACATGGG CCCTTTCAACCTACACCAGCCCCGGTTCCAATACCTCTTGCAGGTTGGATGTCTAATGCTTCTACTGTTACTCATCCAGCAGTTTCTGAAGGAGGAGGTATTGGTCTTGGTGGTCCCTCGATAACAG CTGCCTTGAAACATCCAAGGACTCCTCCAACTAACCCTTCTGTAGATTACCCGTCTGGGGATTCTGATCATGTTTCTAAGCGAACAAGACCCATGGGACTTTCCACTGAG GTAAATCTCCCTGTTAACATATTGCCAGTGACATTTCCGGGTCACAGTCACAGTCAGGCTTTGAATGCACCTGATGACTTGCCAAGGAACGTCGCACGAACTTTAAATCAGGGTTCATCGCCCATGAGCATGGATTTTCATCCTGTTCAGCAGACTCTGCTTCTTG TTGGTACCAATGTGGGGGACATAGGGCTGTGGGAAGTTGGATCCAGGGAGCGACTGGTTTTAAGGAACTTCAAAGTTTGGGATCTTGGTTCTTGTTCAATGCCTCTACAG GCTGCTCTGGTCAAGGATCCTGGTGTATCTGTTAACCGTGTGATTTGGAGCCCTGATGGTTCTTTATTTG GTGTTGCTTACTCGAGGCACATTGTTCAAATATATTCTTATCACGGAGGTGATGATATACGACAACACTTAGAG ATTGATGCTCATGTTGGTGGAGTAAATGATCTAGCATTCTCCCACCCCAATAAGCAGCTTTGTGTAATAACCTGTGGGGATGACAAGACAATCAAG GTGTGGGATGCTGCAACTGGTTCAAAACAGTATACTTTTGAAGGTCATGAGGCTCCGGTTTATTCTGTCTGCCCACATTATAAGGAAAATATTCAG TTTATCTTTTCAACGGCACTGGATGGAAAAATAAAGGCCTGGCTCTATGACAATTTGGGATCTCGAGTTGATTATGATGCTCCTGGTCGCTGGTGCACAACCATGGCATACAGTGCTGATGGCACAAG GCTCTTTTCATGTGGGACAAGTAAAGATGGTGAGTCATATATTGTTGAATGGAATGAAAGTGAAGGGGCAGTGAAAAGGACCTATCAAGGCTTCCGCAAGCGTTCTTTTGGTGTTGTGCAATTTGATACTACGAAAAACCGGTTTTTGGCTGCTGGTGATGATTTCTCTATTAAATTCTGGGACATGGACAATGTTCAGCTTCTAACGACAGTTGATGCTGATGGAGGCCTCCCG GCAAGCCCCCGTATCCGCTTTAACAAGGATGGCACTCTCTTGGCTGTATCTGCCAATGAGAATGGGATTAAAATTTTGGGCAATGCAGATGGTGTTCGGCTGTTGCGCACATTTGAGAATCTTTCTTATGATGCATCAAGGACCTCTGAAGTTGTGACAAAG CCTGCAATGAACCCAATTTCTGTTgctgccgccgccgccgctgcaGCTGCTACAAGTGCTGGACTGGCTGAGAGAAATGCATCTGCGGTTGCTGTTTCTGGAATG AATGGAGATGCTAGGAACTTGGGGGATGTGAAACCTAGAATAACTGAAGAATCCAATGACAAATCAAAGATTTGGAAACTCACTGAAATCAACGAACCGTCTCAATGTCGTTCCTTGAGGCTACCTGAAAATATGAGAGTAACCAAG ATATCAAGATTAATCTATACAAATTCTGGTAATGCAATTCTGGCATTAGCATCGAATGCCATCCATTTGCTCTGGAAATGGCAAAGGAATGATCGCAATTCTGTTAGCAAG GCAACTGCCAGTGTTTCACCTCAACTCTGGCAGCCAACAAGTGGCATTCTAATGACAAATGATGTTACTGACACAAGTCCTGAAGAAGCTGTTCCTTGCTTTGCTTTATCTAAGAATGATTCTTATGTAATGTCGGCTTCTGGTGGAAAGATTTCCCTCTTCAATATGATGACATTTAAG ACGATGACAACTTTCATGCCACCACCACCTGCAGCAACATTTCTTGCTTTCCATCCTCAAGATAACAATATTATAGCTATTGGCATGGATGATTCTACAATTCAGATATATAATGTCCGTGTGGATGAG GTTAAGAGCAAGCTTAAAGGTCACTCTAAAAGGATAACTGGCCTAGCATTCTCTCATGTATTAAATGTGCTAGTTTCATCAGGAGCAGATGCTCAG gTTTGTGTGTGGAATTCTGATGGATGGGAAAAACAGAAGAGCAGATTCTTGCAGCTTCCAGCTGGGAGAACACCATCTTCAGTGTCAGATACTCGCGTTCAGTTTCATCAGGATCAGGCACATTTCTTGGTTGTGCATGAGACTCAGCTGGCCATATTTGAAACAACAAAACTAGAATGTGTAAAGCAG TGGCTCCCACGTGAGTCTGCTGCCCCCATCTCCCATGCAACATTCTCATGCGATAGCCAGCTTATTTATGCCAGCTTTTTAGACGCAACCGTGTGTGTCTTCAGTGCTGCAAATCTCAGACTACGATGTCGTATTAATCCTCCTGTTTATCTTCCTGCTAATGTCAG TTCTAATGTACAGCCCCTCGTGATTGCGGCACATCCACAAGAACCAAACCAGTTTGCTTTAGGACTATCAGATGGTGCGGTTCATGTGTTTGAGCCCCTTGAATCAGAAGGCAAATGGGGTGTGCCTCCACCTGTTGAAAATGGGTCTGCAAGCAGTTTGCCAGCTACTCAAGTTGGAAATTCAAGTTCTGATCAAGCTCAGAGATGA